A single region of the Lotus japonicus ecotype B-129 chromosome 4, LjGifu_v1.2 genome encodes:
- the LOC130710992 gene encoding kinesin-like protein KIN-14J isoform X2 — MQWEREGGGKGGTESINGFPRGGVNRREGTLEGGWLVSVVKWFNAVLPDFNLPLETSAEEFRACLRDGSVLCSILEIWFPGASEESSYWNEPVGVKRFLMALDELELPGFELSDLEQGSMVPVLQCLETLRTHFDYNDVRENIQSSRKRWDQSNPTSLEETHNFLKDGSNYQHTVHGSAVSDSIGLKSNELFQLKQGLHMDLSDAKLDELLKSNNLDNVSTKVLFNIGNKILSDIFERKNGEVPQAQRATWLLRKILQVIELRFSNQAEGMKNQNNLFKAREGKYQTKLNALEALAAGATEENEVVTSWVQQLKFTMQLEQTKFEEKKKLEEQDFSRLKKDKVRNEIEISALKQDLDMAKRTYEEHVSQLELQAAESKAEYEKRIVELKHQLADARKQVKDLEAFSESRSLNWKHKEHTYQSFVNYQSKAFKELRGALKFVKNEVIKTKRGYLEEFKYFGMKLKGLAEAAENYHVVLTENRKLYNEVQDLKGNIRVYCRVRPFLSGQSQNHTTIEFVGDDGELVVSNPLKQGKESRRLFKFNKVFGQAASQEEIFLDTQPLIRSVLDGYNVCIFAYGQTGSGKTYTMSGPSLLSKSDWGVNYRALHDLFHISQSRRSSIVYEVEVQMVEIYNEQVRDLLSSNGPQKRLGIWNTTQPNGLAVPDASMHSVNSMTDVLELMNIGSMNRATSATALNERSSRSHSVLSIHVRGTELKTNTLLRGCLHLVDLAGSERVDRSEATGDRLKEAQHINKSLSALGDVIFALAQKTPHVPYRNSKLTQLLQSSLGGQAKTLMFVQLNPDVASYSETVSTLKFAERVSGVELGAARSNKEGRDVRELMEQLASLKDANARKDEEIERLQFLKADHNGAKLGIVSPRHGSSSPRRHSIGTPRLGTRLSGARSFRASEKAASDMDNCSEYSDKNSEAGSHQSMDDFRNKPSSLRLKLASEDTSQNLNEDIELLKFGDADSEERLSDISDGGLSMGTETDGSISSIVEYTLFPELEKAAETTPDKGRTADNLPPESTEKPVMPSRIPKAPPLQPKLQTRTSTSRLSLNRSSSKVLSSVRKPTVGSSSSVKPSNSKRWQ, encoded by the exons ATGCAGTGGGAACGGGAGGGAGGGGGGAAAGGGGGAACTGAAAGCATAAATGGGTTTCCTCGGGGAGGTGTCAACCGAAGAGAAGGCACACTTGAAG GTGGCTGGCTCGTATCCGTGGTGAAGTGGTTCAATGCTGTGCTTCCTGACTTTAATCTTCCTTTAGAAACTTCAGCGGAGGAATTTAGGGCATGCTTGAGAGATGGGTCTGTGTTGTGCAGCATTTTGGAAATTTGGTTTCCTGGTGCATCAGAG GAAAGTAGCTATTGGAATGAGCCAGTTGGTGTTAAAAGGTTTCTGATGGCTTTGGATGAATTGGAATTACCGGGATTTGAATTGTCAGACCTGGAGCAG GGATCCATGGTGCCTGTGTTGCAGTGCCTTGAAACTCTAAGAACTCATTTTGATTATAATGATGTGCGAGAAAATATCCAAAGTTCTAGAAAGAGGTGGGACCAGTCAAATCCGACATCCCTAGAGGAAACTCATAATTTCCTCAAAGATGGTTCAAATTATCAACACACTGTGCATGGTTCTGCTGTATCAG ATTCTATTGGATTAAAGTCTAATGAACTGTTCCAGTTGAAGCAAGGATTGCACATGGATCTTTCAGATGCTAAACTTGATGAATTATTAAAATCAAACAATTTGGAT AATGTCTCAACTAAAGTGCTTTTTAACATAGGAAATAAGATCCTAAGTGATATCTTTGAAAGAAAGAATGGAGAAGTACCTCAA GCTCAGCGTGCAACATGGCTGTTGAGGAAAATTCTGCAAGTAATTGAGTTGCGTTTTTCAAATCAAGCAGAAGGCATGAAAAAT CAAAACAATCTTTTCAAGGCTCGTGAGGGGAAGTACCAAACAAAACTAAATGCGCTTGAAGCCCTGGCAGCAGGGGCAACTGAAGAGAATGAG GTCGTTACAAGTTGGGTTCAGCAGTTGAAG TTTACTATGCAGCTTGAACAAACTAAAtttgaggagaagaagaaacttGAAGAGCAGGATTTTTCTCGATTAAAGAAAGACAAAGTTCGtaatgaaattgaaatttcTGCATTGAAGCAAGATTTGGATATGGCCAAAAGAACATATGAAGAACACGTTTCACAGTTAGAATTACAAGCTGCTGAATCTAAAGCTGAATATGAGAAAAGGATAGTGGAACTTAAGCACCAGCTTGCTGATGCAAGGAAGCAAGTCAAGGATCTGGAGGCCTTTTCAGAATCTAGATCTCTGAATTGGAAGCATAAAGAGCATACCTATCAAAGTTTTGTAAATTATCAATCTAAAGCTTTCAAG GAATTGAGAGGTGCCTTGAAGTTTGTCAAAAATGAAGTGATAAAAACGAAAAGAGGCTACTTAGAGGAATTCAAGTACTTTG GGATGAAGCTCAAAGGTCTAGCTGAGGCTGCTGAAAATTATCATGTCGTTCTAACCGAAAATAGGAAGCTGTACAATGAAGTTCAAGATTTGAAAG GAAATATCAGGGTATATTGTCGAGTCAGACCATTTCTTTCGGGGCAAAGTCAAAATCATACAACAATTGAGTTTGTTGGAGATGATGGAGAACTAGTTGTTAGCAATCCTCTTAAACAGGGAAAAGAAAGTCGCAggctttttaaatttaataaggTTTTCGGTCAAGCAGCTAGTCAAG AGGAAATATTCTTGGACACTCAACCACTTATTCGTTCTGTTCTTGATGGGTACAATGTTTGTATATTTGCTTATGGTCAAACTGGCTCAGGAAAGACATATACGATG AGTGGACCTAGCCTATTATCAAAATCAGATTGGGGAGTCAACTATCGGGCACTTCATGATCTTTTCCATATCTCCCAAAGTAGAAGAAGCTCTATTGTTTATGAAGTTGAAGTTCAAATGGTTGAAATTTATAATGAACAAGTTCGTGATTTACTATCAAGCAATGGTCCTCAAAAGAGA CTTGGGATTTGGAATACTACCCAGCCAAATGGGTTGGCTGTTCCTGACGCAAGTATGCATTCTGTGAATTCAATGACAGATGTCCTCGAGTTGATGAATATTGGTTCGATGAATCGGGCAACTAGTGCCACAGCCTTAAATGAAAGAAGTAGCAGATCACACAG TGTTCTCTCTATTCATGTTCGAGGAACGGAATTGAAGACCAATACGCTGTTGCGTGGGTGTCTACATCTTGTAGATCTTGCGGGAAGTGAAAGAGTGGATCGCTCTGAAGCAACTGGAGATAGGCTTAAGGAGGCTCAGCATATAAATAAATCACTATCTGCTCTTGGAGATGTGATATTTGCTCTAGCACAAAAGACTCCACATGTTCCGTATAGAAATAGTAAATTGACTCAACTTCTTCAGAGTTCGTTAG GTGGTCAAGCAAAAACCCTTATGTTTGTACAGCTTAATCCTGATGTTGCTTCCTATTCTGAAACTGTAAGCACCTTGAAGTTTGCTGAGAGGGTTTCTGGTGTTGAGTTAGGTGCTGCTCGTAGCAACAAAGAGGGAAGGGATGTGAGAGAACTTATGGAGCAG TTGGCATCTCTCAAGGATGCAAATGCAAGGAAGGATGAAGAGATTGAGCGGTTGCAATTTCTCAAGGCTGATCACAATGGTGCAAAGCTTGGAATTGTCTCACCAAGGCATGGGTCATCATCTCCAAGGAGACATTCCATAGGGACTCCCCGACTTGGCACTAGACTTTCAGGAGCAAGGAGCTTTAGAGCCAGTGAAAAAGCAGCTTCTGACATGGATAACTGCTCAGAGTATAGTGACAAGAATTCAGAAGCTGGCTCTCATCAGTCAATGGATGATTTCAGGAACAAACCCAGTTCCCTACGGTTGAAATTAGCTAGTGAAGATACCAGTCAAAATTTGAATGAGGACATTGAACTCTTAAAATTTGGAGATGCGGATTCGGAGGAGAGATTAAGTGACATATCGGATGGTGGTCTTTCAATGGGAACAGAAACTGATGGTTCAATCAGCAGTATTGTGGAGTACACTCTTTTCCCTGAACTCGAGAAGGCAGCTGAAACTACACCAGATAAGGGCAGAACAGCTGACAACCTTCCACCTGAGAGCACAGAAAA GCCTGTTATGCCATCCAGAATTCCGAAAGCTCCGCCACTCCAGCCAAAACTGCAGACAAGAACTTCTACTTCTAGGCTATCATTGAACAGAAGCTCATCAAAGGTTTTGTCAA GTGTTAGGAAACCCACAGTTGGTAGCTCTTCGTCGGTGAAGCCTTCCAATTCCAAACGTTGGCAATAG
- the LOC130710992 gene encoding kinesin-like protein KIN-14J isoform X1, producing MQWEREGGGKGGTESINGFPRGGVNRREGTLEGGWLVSVVKWFNAVLPDFNLPLETSAEEFRACLRDGSVLCSILEIWFPGASEESSYWNEPVGVKRFLMALDELELPGFELSDLEQGSMVPVLQCLETLRTHFDYNDVRENIQSSRKRWDQSNPTSLEETHNFLKDGSNYQHTVHGSAVSDGIASADSIGLKSNELFQLKQGLHMDLSDAKLDELLKSNNLDNVSTKVLFNIGNKILSDIFERKNGEVPQAQRATWLLRKILQVIELRFSNQAEGMKNQNNLFKAREGKYQTKLNALEALAAGATEENEVVTSWVQQLKFTMQLEQTKFEEKKKLEEQDFSRLKKDKVRNEIEISALKQDLDMAKRTYEEHVSQLELQAAESKAEYEKRIVELKHQLADARKQVKDLEAFSESRSLNWKHKEHTYQSFVNYQSKAFKELRGALKFVKNEVIKTKRGYLEEFKYFGMKLKGLAEAAENYHVVLTENRKLYNEVQDLKGNIRVYCRVRPFLSGQSQNHTTIEFVGDDGELVVSNPLKQGKESRRLFKFNKVFGQAASQEEIFLDTQPLIRSVLDGYNVCIFAYGQTGSGKTYTMSGPSLLSKSDWGVNYRALHDLFHISQSRRSSIVYEVEVQMVEIYNEQVRDLLSSNGPQKRLGIWNTTQPNGLAVPDASMHSVNSMTDVLELMNIGSMNRATSATALNERSSRSHSVLSIHVRGTELKTNTLLRGCLHLVDLAGSERVDRSEATGDRLKEAQHINKSLSALGDVIFALAQKTPHVPYRNSKLTQLLQSSLGGQAKTLMFVQLNPDVASYSETVSTLKFAERVSGVELGAARSNKEGRDVRELMEQLASLKDANARKDEEIERLQFLKADHNGAKLGIVSPRHGSSSPRRHSIGTPRLGTRLSGARSFRASEKAASDMDNCSEYSDKNSEAGSHQSMDDFRNKPSSLRLKLASEDTSQNLNEDIELLKFGDADSEERLSDISDGGLSMGTETDGSISSIVEYTLFPELEKAAETTPDKGRTADNLPPESTEKPVMPSRIPKAPPLQPKLQTRTSTSRLSLNRSSSKVLSSVRKPTVGSSSSVKPSNSKRWQ from the exons ATGCAGTGGGAACGGGAGGGAGGGGGGAAAGGGGGAACTGAAAGCATAAATGGGTTTCCTCGGGGAGGTGTCAACCGAAGAGAAGGCACACTTGAAG GTGGCTGGCTCGTATCCGTGGTGAAGTGGTTCAATGCTGTGCTTCCTGACTTTAATCTTCCTTTAGAAACTTCAGCGGAGGAATTTAGGGCATGCTTGAGAGATGGGTCTGTGTTGTGCAGCATTTTGGAAATTTGGTTTCCTGGTGCATCAGAG GAAAGTAGCTATTGGAATGAGCCAGTTGGTGTTAAAAGGTTTCTGATGGCTTTGGATGAATTGGAATTACCGGGATTTGAATTGTCAGACCTGGAGCAG GGATCCATGGTGCCTGTGTTGCAGTGCCTTGAAACTCTAAGAACTCATTTTGATTATAATGATGTGCGAGAAAATATCCAAAGTTCTAGAAAGAGGTGGGACCAGTCAAATCCGACATCCCTAGAGGAAACTCATAATTTCCTCAAAGATGGTTCAAATTATCAACACACTGTGCATGGTTCTGCTGTATCAG ATGGAATTGCTTCCGCAGATTCTATTGGATTAAAGTCTAATGAACTGTTCCAGTTGAAGCAAGGATTGCACATGGATCTTTCAGATGCTAAACTTGATGAATTATTAAAATCAAACAATTTGGAT AATGTCTCAACTAAAGTGCTTTTTAACATAGGAAATAAGATCCTAAGTGATATCTTTGAAAGAAAGAATGGAGAAGTACCTCAA GCTCAGCGTGCAACATGGCTGTTGAGGAAAATTCTGCAAGTAATTGAGTTGCGTTTTTCAAATCAAGCAGAAGGCATGAAAAAT CAAAACAATCTTTTCAAGGCTCGTGAGGGGAAGTACCAAACAAAACTAAATGCGCTTGAAGCCCTGGCAGCAGGGGCAACTGAAGAGAATGAG GTCGTTACAAGTTGGGTTCAGCAGTTGAAG TTTACTATGCAGCTTGAACAAACTAAAtttgaggagaagaagaaacttGAAGAGCAGGATTTTTCTCGATTAAAGAAAGACAAAGTTCGtaatgaaattgaaatttcTGCATTGAAGCAAGATTTGGATATGGCCAAAAGAACATATGAAGAACACGTTTCACAGTTAGAATTACAAGCTGCTGAATCTAAAGCTGAATATGAGAAAAGGATAGTGGAACTTAAGCACCAGCTTGCTGATGCAAGGAAGCAAGTCAAGGATCTGGAGGCCTTTTCAGAATCTAGATCTCTGAATTGGAAGCATAAAGAGCATACCTATCAAAGTTTTGTAAATTATCAATCTAAAGCTTTCAAG GAATTGAGAGGTGCCTTGAAGTTTGTCAAAAATGAAGTGATAAAAACGAAAAGAGGCTACTTAGAGGAATTCAAGTACTTTG GGATGAAGCTCAAAGGTCTAGCTGAGGCTGCTGAAAATTATCATGTCGTTCTAACCGAAAATAGGAAGCTGTACAATGAAGTTCAAGATTTGAAAG GAAATATCAGGGTATATTGTCGAGTCAGACCATTTCTTTCGGGGCAAAGTCAAAATCATACAACAATTGAGTTTGTTGGAGATGATGGAGAACTAGTTGTTAGCAATCCTCTTAAACAGGGAAAAGAAAGTCGCAggctttttaaatttaataaggTTTTCGGTCAAGCAGCTAGTCAAG AGGAAATATTCTTGGACACTCAACCACTTATTCGTTCTGTTCTTGATGGGTACAATGTTTGTATATTTGCTTATGGTCAAACTGGCTCAGGAAAGACATATACGATG AGTGGACCTAGCCTATTATCAAAATCAGATTGGGGAGTCAACTATCGGGCACTTCATGATCTTTTCCATATCTCCCAAAGTAGAAGAAGCTCTATTGTTTATGAAGTTGAAGTTCAAATGGTTGAAATTTATAATGAACAAGTTCGTGATTTACTATCAAGCAATGGTCCTCAAAAGAGA CTTGGGATTTGGAATACTACCCAGCCAAATGGGTTGGCTGTTCCTGACGCAAGTATGCATTCTGTGAATTCAATGACAGATGTCCTCGAGTTGATGAATATTGGTTCGATGAATCGGGCAACTAGTGCCACAGCCTTAAATGAAAGAAGTAGCAGATCACACAG TGTTCTCTCTATTCATGTTCGAGGAACGGAATTGAAGACCAATACGCTGTTGCGTGGGTGTCTACATCTTGTAGATCTTGCGGGAAGTGAAAGAGTGGATCGCTCTGAAGCAACTGGAGATAGGCTTAAGGAGGCTCAGCATATAAATAAATCACTATCTGCTCTTGGAGATGTGATATTTGCTCTAGCACAAAAGACTCCACATGTTCCGTATAGAAATAGTAAATTGACTCAACTTCTTCAGAGTTCGTTAG GTGGTCAAGCAAAAACCCTTATGTTTGTACAGCTTAATCCTGATGTTGCTTCCTATTCTGAAACTGTAAGCACCTTGAAGTTTGCTGAGAGGGTTTCTGGTGTTGAGTTAGGTGCTGCTCGTAGCAACAAAGAGGGAAGGGATGTGAGAGAACTTATGGAGCAG TTGGCATCTCTCAAGGATGCAAATGCAAGGAAGGATGAAGAGATTGAGCGGTTGCAATTTCTCAAGGCTGATCACAATGGTGCAAAGCTTGGAATTGTCTCACCAAGGCATGGGTCATCATCTCCAAGGAGACATTCCATAGGGACTCCCCGACTTGGCACTAGACTTTCAGGAGCAAGGAGCTTTAGAGCCAGTGAAAAAGCAGCTTCTGACATGGATAACTGCTCAGAGTATAGTGACAAGAATTCAGAAGCTGGCTCTCATCAGTCAATGGATGATTTCAGGAACAAACCCAGTTCCCTACGGTTGAAATTAGCTAGTGAAGATACCAGTCAAAATTTGAATGAGGACATTGAACTCTTAAAATTTGGAGATGCGGATTCGGAGGAGAGATTAAGTGACATATCGGATGGTGGTCTTTCAATGGGAACAGAAACTGATGGTTCAATCAGCAGTATTGTGGAGTACACTCTTTTCCCTGAACTCGAGAAGGCAGCTGAAACTACACCAGATAAGGGCAGAACAGCTGACAACCTTCCACCTGAGAGCACAGAAAA GCCTGTTATGCCATCCAGAATTCCGAAAGCTCCGCCACTCCAGCCAAAACTGCAGACAAGAACTTCTACTTCTAGGCTATCATTGAACAGAAGCTCATCAAAGGTTTTGTCAA GTGTTAGGAAACCCACAGTTGGTAGCTCTTCGTCGGTGAAGCCTTCCAATTCCAAACGTTGGCAATAG